A genomic stretch from Desulfotignum balticum DSM 7044 includes:
- a CDS encoding dimethylarginine dimethylaminohydrolase family protein: protein MQTKKNAVDTAAFGGQGWSPRIRSHAMEIGDIWAGCGLDSEWKPLKTVLVHRPGPELSVSRDQANACQLAEPLDVQKAGQEHDRMVKIYRENQVEVQMLTPGPQAPVLPNQLYCADLVAMTPQGAILARPASTVRAGEERWVARTLGMLGIPVLKTLTGTATFEGADLMWLDPATAVIGRGLRTNQAAIDQITSLLSEMGITTLAFDLPFGTMHFMGMLRIVDKDLAFVWPRRTPYALVTALKDRGFQVRSLPSEAEALSGMAFNFVVLGPKKIMLPAGNPKTVAGYENQGIHCIPVPVDELQKANGAVGCMTGILHREI from the coding sequence ATGCAGACAAAGAAAAATGCCGTTGACACTGCCGCCTTTGGCGGACAGGGCTGGTCTCCCAGAATCCGGAGCCATGCCATGGAAATCGGGGATATCTGGGCCGGCTGCGGTCTGGACAGTGAATGGAAACCATTGAAAACCGTGCTGGTGCATCGGCCGGGGCCCGAGCTGTCCGTGTCCCGGGATCAGGCCAACGCATGCCAGCTGGCAGAACCCCTGGATGTTCAAAAAGCCGGGCAAGAGCATGATCGCATGGTAAAGATTTACCGGGAAAACCAGGTTGAGGTTCAAATGCTGACACCCGGGCCCCAGGCGCCGGTTCTGCCCAACCAGCTGTACTGTGCGGACCTGGTGGCCATGACCCCCCAGGGGGCGATTCTGGCACGGCCGGCCTCCACGGTCCGGGCCGGAGAGGAGCGATGGGTGGCCCGGACCCTGGGCATGCTGGGAATCCCTGTGCTCAAGACCTTGACCGGCACGGCCACATTTGAAGGCGCGGACCTGATGTGGCTGGATCCCGCCACCGCCGTTATCGGCCGGGGACTGCGCACCAATCAGGCCGCCATCGATCAGATCACCTCCCTGTTGTCGGAAATGGGCATCACCACCCTGGCCTTTGATCTGCCCTTCGGCACCATGCATTTCATGGGCATGCTGAGGATTGTGGACAAAGATCTGGCGTTTGTCTGGCCCCGCCGGACCCCCTATGCCCTGGTCACGGCCCTGAAAGACCGGGGGTTTCAGGTAAGATCCCTGCCCAGTGAAGCCGAGGCCCTGTCCGGTATGGCATTTAATTTTGTGGTGCTGGGACCTAAAAAGATCATGCTGCCGGCCGGAAATCCAAAAACCGTTGCCGGATATGAAAACCAGGGCATTCACTGCATTCCCGTGCCCGTGGATGAGCTTCAGAAAGCCAATGGTGCGGTGGGATGCATGACCGGGATTCTGCACAGAGAAATATGA
- the hrpB gene encoding ATP-dependent helicase HrpB, translating into MVLPKKAVKNNRESAFFSHPDLPVTQVLPKLSAALAHPGRAVLQAPPGSGKTTRVPLALVDAPWLAGRKILMLEPRRLAARACARFMAGLCGESVGETVGYRIRMETQVGPHTRIEVVTEAILTRMIQNDPALEKVGLVIFDEFHERHIHSDLGLALCLESAEVLRPDLRILVMSATMDTDALGALLDPVEIVTSKGRQWPVETIYQPPIPGRSGPGPFGSVLAGCVSAVRTAISDHKGDILVFLPGAAEIRRMEQMLAKKTGPNVQVFALSGRLSFERQRAALAPSPRDHRKVVLATAIAETSLTIEGVTIVVDAGLMRKPMFFPGTGLTRLQTLPVSRASADQRRGRAGRTGPGICFRIWSEHVHKGLVPFSRPEILEQDLTGVVLELALWGVRDPDTLKWLDPPPARAFSRAIDLLHHLGCLDDTGNITLHGKTIAGAGIHPRLAHMILKADRSGNGFLGCCLAVLLEENQDLPGFSRDPDIRSRLEILAVFQQNRNISRGQSPQNPDMWVHSMQRELKKVQAPAKNWLAASRRLARKLAIRDTAIDPEKAGITLSLGFPERVAARRGPLSYIMASGSGAVFNASNTVSMHEYILAAHVGGHPENARIYLAAPVWLQDLEQVWAHEIKIRESVMWDSDKQGVQAISRTFFGQILIRQTPLPDPDPEAVLNAMMEGIRQMGPAALPWTRKQMQFRHRVCFLREQAGLSRFPDLSDAGLMETLSFWLGPFLTGVRSARDLKQVDLTGALTALFSWEDRHQVDMLAPSHITVPSGSRIPLSYADGSQVTGSPILAVRLQEMFGEIRTPTVAGGRIAVTLHLLSPAGRPVQVTKDLENFWKNTYKEVKKDLMGRYPKHFWPDDPLAAVPTRRVKPRS; encoded by the coding sequence ATGGTCTTACCTAAAAAAGCCGTGAAGAACAATAGAGAATCCGCATTTTTTTCGCATCCAGACCTGCCCGTGACTCAGGTGTTGCCGAAACTGTCTGCAGCCCTGGCACATCCCGGACGGGCCGTGCTCCAGGCCCCGCCCGGATCGGGAAAAACCACCCGGGTACCTCTGGCCCTGGTGGATGCACCCTGGCTGGCCGGAAGAAAAATTCTCATGCTGGAGCCCCGCCGTCTGGCAGCCCGGGCCTGTGCCCGGTTCATGGCGGGATTGTGTGGGGAGTCGGTGGGAGAAACCGTGGGATACCGGATCCGCATGGAGACACAAGTCGGCCCCCACACCCGGATCGAAGTGGTCACGGAAGCGATCCTGACCCGGATGATCCAGAATGATCCGGCCCTGGAAAAGGTGGGCCTGGTGATTTTTGATGAGTTTCATGAGCGCCATATTCACAGTGATCTGGGCCTGGCGCTGTGTCTGGAGTCGGCGGAGGTGCTGCGGCCGGATTTGCGGATTCTGGTCATGTCCGCCACCATGGATACCGATGCTTTGGGCGCACTTCTGGACCCGGTGGAAATTGTTACCTCAAAAGGCCGGCAATGGCCCGTGGAGACAATTTATCAGCCCCCGATTCCCGGCCGGTCCGGTCCCGGACCGTTCGGTTCTGTGCTGGCCGGGTGTGTGTCCGCCGTGCGCACGGCCATCTCGGATCACAAGGGCGATATTCTGGTGTTTCTGCCCGGGGCGGCTGAAATAAGGCGCATGGAACAGATGCTGGCAAAAAAAACCGGCCCGAATGTGCAGGTGTTTGCCTTGTCCGGCCGGCTGTCGTTTGAGCGGCAGCGGGCCGCGCTGGCACCTTCCCCGCGGGATCACCGCAAAGTAGTCCTGGCCACAGCCATTGCCGAAACCTCCCTGACCATCGAAGGAGTGACGATTGTGGTGGATGCCGGTCTGATGCGAAAGCCCATGTTTTTTCCGGGCACGGGCTTGACCCGGCTTCAGACCCTGCCCGTGTCCCGGGCATCGGCAGATCAGCGCCGGGGCCGGGCCGGCCGCACCGGGCCCGGCATCTGTTTCCGCATCTGGTCTGAACATGTACACAAGGGCCTGGTACCGTTTTCCCGGCCGGAGATCCTTGAACAGGACCTGACCGGGGTGGTCCTGGAACTGGCCCTGTGGGGAGTCCGTGATCCGGATACATTAAAATGGCTGGACCCGCCGCCGGCCCGCGCGTTTTCCCGGGCCATAGACCTGCTGCATCATCTGGGATGCCTGGATGATACAGGCAATATCACCCTTCACGGCAAAACCATTGCCGGCGCCGGGATTCATCCCCGGCTGGCCCATATGATTCTGAAAGCCGACCGGTCCGGCAACGGGTTTCTGGGCTGCTGCCTGGCCGTGCTGCTGGAAGAAAATCAGGACCTGCCCGGATTTTCCCGTGATCCGGATATCCGCAGCCGTCTGGAAATACTGGCTGTTTTTCAGCAAAACCGGAACATATCGCGCGGCCAATCACCCCAGAACCCGGATATGTGGGTTCACAGCATGCAGCGGGAACTGAAAAAAGTGCAAGCCCCGGCAAAAAACTGGCTGGCCGCATCCCGGCGGCTGGCCCGGAAACTGGCAATCCGTGACACGGCCATAGATCCGGAAAAAGCGGGCATCACCCTGTCACTGGGCTTTCCCGAGCGGGTGGCCGCCCGCCGGGGGCCGTTGTCGTATATCATGGCTTCAGGCAGCGGTGCGGTTTTTAACGCATCCAACACCGTGTCCATGCATGAATATATCCTGGCCGCCCATGTGGGAGGGCATCCTGAAAACGCCAGAATCTATCTGGCCGCCCCGGTCTGGTTGCAGGATCTGGAACAGGTGTGGGCCCATGAGATAAAAATTCGCGAATCCGTGATGTGGGATTCGGACAAGCAGGGGGTCCAGGCCATCAGCCGGACTTTTTTCGGACAGATATTGATCCGGCAGACCCCATTGCCGGACCCGGACCCGGAAGCCGTGCTAAACGCCATGATGGAGGGTATACGCCAGATGGGCCCGGCCGCACTGCCCTGGACCCGCAAACAGATGCAGTTTCGCCACCGGGTGTGTTTCTTGCGGGAACAGGCCGGGCTTTCCCGTTTTCCGGATTTGTCCGATGCCGGGTTGATGGAAACCCTTTCCTTTTGGCTGGGCCCTTTTCTGACCGGGGTCCGGTCGGCCCGGGACCTGAAACAGGTGGATCTGACCGGAGCGCTCACGGCATTGTTTTCCTGGGAGGACCGGCACCAGGTGGATATGCTGGCCCCGTCCCATATCACCGTGCCTTCAGGGTCCCGGATTCCGTTATCGTATGCGGACGGCAGTCAGGTGACGGGATCGCCGATTCTGGCGGTCCGGCTTCAGGAGATGTTCGGCGAGATCCGGACCCCGACCGTGGCCGGCGGCCGCATTGCCGTGACCCTGCACCTGCTGTCTCCGGCCGGCCGGCCGGTGCAGGTGACCAAAGATCTGGAAAATTTCTGGAAAAATACCTACAAAGAGGTGAAAAAAGATCTCATGGGACGATATCCCAAGCATTTCTGGCCGGACGATCCTTTGGCGGCCGTCCCGACCCGCCGGGTCAAACCCCGGTCGTGA
- a CDS encoding PAS domain S-box protein — MKKFRYIVLFLVAAWMGMITPVCSFSGETGPRSVLILNSYHEDFKWTASQVSAAKTVLHDALEEVELFVEYMDTKRIYDDGYLDALFQIYQRKYSRIGLDAVITTDDNALRFALVHRSDLFKGIPVSFCGINDYDKESLAGHPRVTGVLEVLDIGPTIDLALDLHPGTRRIAVVVDSTPTGIGQLKDVQAAARKFPDIEFTWLQGKDLSHEDLFKALETLPSDTVVLLAVWLRDRHDTYLSPEQGGPLISNHSPVPVYGIIDMYFGTGIVGGKLLNSATHGRIAAEKAVTLMTDSLPEHLSVVKTSINPYMFDFAQLKRWQISMDRLPENRVIINQPVSLYDRHKILIYSVLGVFVLLVVLIGYLAVNIAHRKKAEVLLTASERKWRDVLVKTPQIGVGLDRSATIVFANHSLLKLTGWAEAEVIGQNWFDRFVPEPVREEVRQVFDTVMTTRDTQALSSYENEIVTRSGEYRYIAWSNVVTLDTQGEVVDVTCLGIDLTERRTWEQALRESEESHRSILAAMDDAIYITSPDFRIEYMNPSMIEKIGRDATGETCFQAIHGLNAQCRWCRYNEVLAGQVVKTEFDQLEDGRTYYISYAPVRKADGSVSKLSVYRDITEMKQLEIRMQQAQKVHRQPGRRHCP; from the coding sequence ATGAAAAAGTTCAGATACATAGTGCTTTTCCTTGTGGCGGCATGGATGGGGATGATCACCCCGGTCTGTTCCTTTTCCGGTGAGACAGGCCCCCGGTCGGTGCTGATTCTGAATTCCTATCATGAGGATTTCAAATGGACCGCCTCCCAGGTGAGTGCCGCCAAAACGGTGCTGCACGATGCGCTTGAGGAAGTGGAACTGTTCGTGGAATATATGGACACCAAGCGGATCTATGATGACGGGTATCTGGATGCGCTGTTTCAGATATATCAGCGCAAATATTCCCGCATCGGCCTGGATGCCGTCATCACCACGGACGACAATGCCCTGAGGTTTGCCTTGGTCCACCGGTCCGACCTGTTCAAGGGGATTCCCGTCTCCTTTTGCGGGATCAACGATTATGATAAAGAATCCCTGGCCGGGCACCCCCGGGTCACCGGGGTGTTGGAGGTGCTGGACATCGGTCCCACCATCGATCTGGCCCTGGATCTGCACCCGGGGACCCGCCGGATCGCGGTGGTGGTGGACAGCACGCCTACCGGCATCGGACAGCTCAAGGATGTTCAGGCGGCGGCCCGAAAGTTTCCGGACATCGAGTTCACCTGGCTGCAGGGAAAAGACCTGTCCCATGAAGACCTGTTCAAGGCGCTTGAGACCCTGCCGTCGGACACGGTGGTGCTGCTGGCGGTGTGGCTGCGGGACCGGCATGACACCTACCTGTCCCCGGAACAGGGCGGTCCTCTGATTTCCAATCACAGTCCGGTGCCGGTCTATGGCATCATCGATATGTATTTCGGCACCGGGATCGTGGGGGGTAAACTGCTTAATTCCGCCACCCACGGCAGGATCGCGGCTGAAAAAGCCGTGACCCTGATGACCGACTCCCTCCCGGAACACCTGTCCGTGGTCAAAACCAGCATCAATCCCTATATGTTCGATTTCGCTCAGCTCAAGCGGTGGCAGATTTCCATGGACCGGCTGCCGGAGAACCGTGTGATCATCAACCAGCCGGTATCCCTTTATGACCGGCACAAAATCCTGATTTATTCCGTGCTGGGGGTGTTTGTCCTCCTGGTGGTGCTGATCGGGTATCTGGCCGTCAATATCGCCCACCGGAAAAAAGCGGAAGTTCTGTTGACCGCTTCGGAGCGCAAATGGCGGGATGTCCTGGTGAAAACGCCCCAGATCGGTGTGGGCTTAGACCGGAGCGCCACCATTGTGTTTGCCAACCATAGCCTGTTGAAACTGACCGGGTGGGCCGAAGCCGAAGTGATCGGGCAAAACTGGTTTGACCGTTTCGTCCCGGAACCGGTGAGAGAAGAGGTCCGGCAGGTGTTTGACACGGTCATGACCACCAGAGATACCCAGGCCCTGTCCAGTTATGAAAACGAGATTGTCACCCGGTCCGGGGAATACCGGTATATTGCGTGGTCCAATGTGGTGACCCTGGATACCCAGGGGGAGGTGGTGGACGTGACATGTCTGGGCATCGATCTGACCGAGCGCCGGACCTGGGAACAGGCGCTCCGGGAAAGCGAAGAGTCCCACCGGTCCATCCTGGCCGCCATGGATGATGCCATTTACATCACCTCACCGGATTTTCGTATTGAATACATGAATCCGTCCATGATCGAGAAAATCGGCCGGGACGCCACCGGGGAAACCTGTTTTCAGGCCATCCACGGCCTGAATGCCCAGTGCCGCTGGTGCCGGTATAACGAAGTCCTTGCCGGGCAGGTGGTCAAAACGGAATTCGACCAGCTGGAAGACGGCCGGACCTATTACATTTCCTATGCACCGGTGCGCAAGGCAGACGGGTCCGTGTCCAAACTCTCGGTTTACCGGGACATCACCGAGATGAAACAGCTGGAAATCCGGATGCAGCAGGCCCAGAAAGTCCATCGGCAGCCTGGCCGGCGGCATTGCCCATGA
- the oah gene encoding 6-oxocyclohex-1-ene-1-carbonyl-CoA hydratase: MALEWMPRDNEAKDHSLHRNPYWSNEAPGVIFEKKPLTDPAGKEVKGLYVAWITLNNPKQFNSYTTDMVKGVIAGFENASLDRSVIAVVFTAVGPYAFCTGGNTKEYSEYYSKRPDEYGQYMELFNHMVDAILGCHKPVICRVNGMRVAGGQEIGLACDLAISSDLAIFGQAGPKHGSSPAGGSSDFLPWFLTMEDAMYNCVSCEMWSAYKMKMKGMISKVVPVLKIDGQWVRNPMIETDNYIKDGEIVYGEYKTGDALAEGKALLKQHQANADFELLDKEVDKIVWRFANLFPACLVKSIEDVRQKKKFFWDTMKNDHRHWLAANMSGEAFLGFGAFNTKKITGQDTIDFLKFRQNVADARDWDMEMFAEVMGKPKE; the protein is encoded by the coding sequence ATGGCATTAGAGTGGATGCCCAGAGACAATGAGGCCAAAGATCATTCATTGCATAGAAATCCCTATTGGAGCAATGAGGCCCCGGGGGTGATTTTTGAAAAAAAACCCCTGACCGACCCGGCCGGCAAAGAGGTAAAGGGTCTGTATGTGGCCTGGATCACGTTGAACAACCCCAAGCAGTTCAACTCCTATACCACGGACATGGTCAAAGGCGTGATCGCCGGGTTTGAAAACGCCTCCCTGGACAGAAGCGTCATTGCCGTGGTGTTCACCGCGGTGGGTCCTTATGCGTTCTGTACCGGCGGCAACACCAAGGAATACTCGGAATACTATTCAAAACGCCCGGATGAATACGGCCAGTACATGGAACTGTTCAACCACATGGTGGATGCCATTTTAGGCTGCCATAAACCCGTAATCTGCCGGGTCAACGGCATGCGGGTGGCCGGGGGCCAGGAGATCGGTCTGGCCTGTGACCTGGCCATTTCTTCCGACCTGGCTATTTTCGGGCAGGCCGGCCCCAAACACGGATCTTCTCCGGCCGGCGGATCATCTGATTTCCTGCCCTGGTTTCTGACCATGGAAGATGCCATGTACAACTGTGTGTCCTGTGAAATGTGGTCTGCCTATAAAATGAAAATGAAAGGCATGATCTCCAAGGTGGTGCCCGTATTGAAAATCGACGGCCAATGGGTGAGAAACCCCATGATTGAAACCGATAACTATATCAAAGACGGCGAAATCGTTTACGGGGAATACAAAACCGGGGATGCCCTGGCAGAAGGCAAGGCCCTGCTGAAACAGCACCAGGCCAATGCGGATTTCGAACTGCTGGACAAGGAAGTGGACAAGATCGTCTGGCGGTTTGCCAACCTGTTCCCGGCGTGTCTCGTGAAATCCATTGAAGATGTCCGCCAGAAAAAGAAATTTTTCTGGGATACCATGAAAAACGATCACCGCCACTGGCTGGCTGCCAACATGAGCGGTGAAGCATTCCTGGGCTTCGGTGCTTTCAACACCAAGAAGATCACGGGCCAGGACACCATTGATTTCCTGAAATTCCGTCAGAACGTGGCGGATGCCCGTGACTGGGATATGGAAATGTTTGCCGAAGTCATGGGCAAACCCAAAGAATAA
- a CDS encoding AEC family transporter, giving the protein MQILNTIIPIFSVIFLGWLARRNGYIPPQFIGPANRLVFYFAIPAMVFAAIAKGSLKTDFNSGLLGCTLAAVVLSFGLTWVAGVAANIPRRRFGTFVQNAFHGNLGYIGLAVAFYYLGQEGFVSASLLIGFIMILQNFLSVIILQFYSDKDPSRSRAGIVLFKIMGNPVILSAVAGIGFSLTGLPLPMVITRTLEIVSGMALPLALLLIGATLNFDLMKVQLKPVLPAAGIKLGILPGIGMGLYSLWGISPDIYVPGLILLASPSATISYVMAVEMNGDADFAVTAISLSTLLSALTFFIWLHMV; this is encoded by the coding sequence ATGCAGATTCTTAATACGATCATTCCGATATTCAGTGTAATCTTTCTGGGGTGGCTGGCCCGGCGAAACGGATATATTCCACCCCAGTTCATCGGACCCGCCAACCGGCTGGTGTTTTATTTCGCCATTCCCGCCATGGTGTTTGCCGCCATTGCCAAAGGGTCTTTGAAAACCGATTTTAATTCAGGTTTGCTGGGATGCACTCTGGCTGCGGTGGTACTGTCCTTCGGGCTGACCTGGGTGGCAGGCGTTGCGGCAAACATTCCCCGCCGGCGGTTCGGTACCTTTGTCCAGAACGCGTTTCACGGCAACCTGGGGTATATCGGCCTGGCTGTAGCGTTTTATTACCTGGGCCAGGAAGGGTTTGTCAGTGCCAGTCTGCTTATCGGGTTTATCATGATTTTGCAGAACTTTTTGTCTGTGATCATTTTGCAGTTTTACAGTGACAAAGATCCGTCCCGGAGCAGGGCCGGAATCGTGCTTTTCAAGATCATGGGAAATCCCGTGATCCTGTCCGCAGTGGCCGGGATCGGGTTTTCATTGACCGGGCTGCCATTGCCCATGGTGATCACCCGGACCCTGGAGATTGTTTCCGGCATGGCGTTGCCCCTGGCGCTTCTGCTCATCGGGGCCACCCTGAATTTTGATCTGATGAAAGTACAGCTTAAACCCGTGCTTCCCGCCGCCGGTATCAAACTGGGAATCCTTCCGGGAATCGGGATGGGGCTTTATTCTTTGTGGGGGATTTCACCGGACATTTATGTCCCCGGGTTGATTCTGCTGGCCTCGCCGTCCGCCACCATCAGTTATGTCATGGCCGTGGAAATGAACGGGGATGCGGATTTCGCCGTGACCGCCATTTCTTTGAGTACACTGCTGTCAGCCCTGACTTTTTTCATATGGCTGCATATGGTTTAA
- a CDS encoding cytochrome c3 family protein, translated as MKSYARLVCWVVALIIIPGQALVLADKDPEQLMLPTGTMTLSAPPDAEREPALSPVVFPHSLHFAYSCKDCHHEWDGYSEVQSCATSGCHENLWAAPPGTTPLGEKRIKSLAGAYHQTCRDCHREEMKSQKAAGMTRFYTGPIDCDGCHPEPHAEPVHDIEMLPVPTGNLTIAPPEEVDARRAAVEFPHGAHFDYSCQLCHHDWYGEGEVEGCMTEGCHDQFEPDPSTRNIKDPANVYYYLAAYHNTCLPCHRELQQERNAFIDAGITDAEELPAAGPVACIECH; from the coding sequence ATGAAATCATATGCACGTTTGGTTTGCTGGGTTGTGGCTTTGATAATTATACCGGGACAGGCCCTGGTACTGGCTGATAAAGACCCGGAACAGCTCATGCTGCCCACCGGCACCATGACCCTTTCAGCCCCGCCTGATGCGGAACGTGAACCTGCCTTGTCACCGGTGGTGTTTCCTCATTCTCTGCATTTTGCCTATTCCTGCAAGGACTGCCATCATGAATGGGATGGTTACAGCGAGGTGCAAAGCTGTGCCACCTCCGGTTGTCATGAAAACCTGTGGGCGGCCCCTCCCGGTACCACGCCCCTGGGAGAAAAACGGATCAAATCCCTGGCCGGGGCCTATCATCAGACCTGCCGGGACTGCCATCGTGAGGAGATGAAATCCCAGAAGGCTGCCGGCATGACCCGCTTTTACACCGGTCCCATCGACTGTGACGGATGTCATCCCGAGCCCCATGCCGAACCCGTCCATGACATTGAAATGCTGCCGGTTCCCACGGGCAACCTGACCATTGCCCCGCCTGAAGAGGTGGATGCCAGACGGGCCGCAGTTGAATTTCCCCACGGGGCCCATTTCGACTATTCCTGCCAGCTGTGCCACCATGACTGGTATGGGGAAGGTGAGGTGGAAGGCTGCATGACCGAAGGGTGTCACGATCAGTTTGAGCCGGATCCCTCCACACGCAACATAAAAGACCCGGCCAATGTGTACTATTACCTGGCCGCCTATCACAACACCTGTCTGCCGTGCCACAGGGAATTGCAGCAGGAACGCAATGCCTTTATAGACGCCGGTATCACGGATGCGGAAGAACTGCCCGCCGCCGGACCCGTGGCCTGCATTGAATGTCATTGA
- a CDS encoding phytochelatin synthase family protein, whose amino-acid sequence MKILFYLIRCVLYLRFFFHKLTATGSFGRSRSRRESLAPTGQGNPVKAGLYRHYVKQFHESSCSVASVACVVNTLLENQGRLPQKPVTQQDLLNRVTAAHWKERMGPDGYQGRRGLPLPVLAQVVKASLEEFHIDYRDIQVVQATRDPSKAADFCQTLKFRLAQFESTGDGIIIAHFDQGSLVTDLNIPHISPVGGFDPDTGDVTILDVDSSQPYPYTVSFNRFYRAISTHYLHLFHLFGYGRGGYIYIKK is encoded by the coding sequence ATGAAAATTTTATTTTATCTCATACGCTGTGTGTTGTATCTGCGGTTTTTTTTCCATAAACTCACGGCCACGGGGTCATTTGGCCGTTCCCGGTCCCGGCGGGAATCCCTGGCGCCAACAGGACAAGGCAATCCGGTCAAGGCGGGGCTTTACCGCCATTATGTCAAACAGTTTCATGAATCCTCCTGTTCTGTGGCATCAGTGGCCTGTGTGGTGAATACCTTACTGGAAAATCAGGGCCGATTGCCCCAAAAACCGGTGACCCAGCAAGACCTGTTGAATCGCGTGACTGCAGCGCACTGGAAGGAAAGAATGGGGCCGGACGGATATCAGGGACGGCGGGGACTGCCTTTGCCCGTGCTGGCCCAGGTGGTGAAAGCCAGCCTGGAAGAGTTCCACATTGATTACCGGGACATCCAGGTTGTTCAGGCCACCCGGGACCCGTCCAAAGCTGCGGATTTCTGTCAGACGCTCAAGTTTCGGCTGGCGCAATTTGAAAGCACGGGTGACGGTATCATCATTGCCCATTTTGATCAGGGCAGCCTGGTGACGGACTTGAATATTCCCCATATCTCACCCGTGGGGGGATTTGATCCGGACACGGGGGATGTGACGATCCTGGATGTGGATTCCTCCCAGCCGTATCCTTACACCGTATCTTTCAACCGGTTCTACCGGGCCATCTCAACCCACTACCTGCATCTGTTCCATCTGTTCGGATATGGCCGTGGCGGGTATATCTACATCAAAAAATAG
- a CDS encoding SDR family NAD(P)-dependent oxidoreductase translates to MKLEGKKAIVTGGSRGIGRAIALLYAKEGADVLVNYHSNDAAAKETVAEIEKLGRKGVAVAADVASYASAQNMVEECVKQLGGVDIVVNNAGVSKPSMLLKMKEEDWDAIIDIHLKAAFNTTQAAGRHMKEQNSGRIINVISTAGIFGTIGQINYASAKAGIIGFTKSASRELGRYNITVNVICPGITKTEMTGKLQSDEKLRKIYEGRIQLGRFADPEEIAPAFVFLASDDASYITGQVLGVDGGYIG, encoded by the coding sequence ATGAAACTGGAAGGAAAAAAAGCCATTGTCACCGGCGGCAGCCGTGGAATCGGACGAGCCATCGCCCTGCTTTACGCCAAAGAAGGCGCCGATGTTCTGGTCAACTACCATTCCAATGACGCGGCAGCCAAAGAAACCGTGGCGGAAATCGAAAAACTGGGCAGAAAAGGCGTGGCCGTAGCTGCGGATGTGGCCTCTTACGCCAGTGCCCAGAACATGGTGGAAGAATGCGTCAAACAGCTGGGAGGCGTGGATATCGTGGTGAACAACGCCGGGGTGTCCAAACCGTCCATGCTGTTGAAAATGAAGGAAGAAGACTGGGATGCCATCATCGACATCCATCTGAAAGCCGCGTTCAACACCACCCAGGCCGCGGGCCGCCATATGAAAGAGCAGAATTCCGGGCGGATCATCAACGTGATTTCCACGGCCGGGATCTTCGGCACCATCGGTCAGATCAATTATGCGTCCGCCAAAGCCGGGATCATCGGGTTTACCAAATCCGCCTCCCGGGAGCTGGGCCGGTACAACATCACGGTGAACGTCATCTGTCCGGGCATCACCAAAACCGAAATGACCGGCAAGCTGCAATCCGATGAAAAACTGCGCAAAATTTATGAAGGCCGGATTCAACTGGGCCGGTTTGCCGATCCGGAAGAGATTGCCCCGGCCTTTGTGTTTCTGGCCTCGGATGACGCGTCCTATATCACCGGGCAGGTGCTGGGCGTGGATGGCGGATATATCGGATAA